The following are encoded together in the Thalassolituus oleivorans MIL-1 genome:
- a CDS encoding phage integrase N-terminal SAM-like domain-containing protein yields the protein MRFHRLRHPTELSAEHVGMFLSFLSNEPDVSINTQKVALNSLALHLLREGYVSLFYSMMNIS from the coding sequence ATCCGCTTTCATAGGTTACGGCACCCAACGGAGTTAAGTGCCGAGCATGTGGGTATGTTTTTAAGCTTCCTTTCGAATGAACCTGATGTCTCGATCAACACTCAGAAGGTTGCTTTAAATTCATTGGCTTTGCATTTATTACGGGAAGGATACGTGAGTCTATTTTATTCGATGATGAATATCAGTTAG
- a CDS encoding SDR family oxidoreductase, whose protein sequence is MANVVITGANRGIGLELARLYEARGDSVTAICREGNEEIEDIADQVIAGIDVTDEENLPKVVGMLHKLLDGPVDILINNAGLFTNETVANMSLEGIRQQMEVNAIAPLNVTMNFLPLMTEGSKVANITSRMGSIADNTSGGYFGYRASKAALNAIGKSLAIDLKPAGVAVAQIHPGYVQTRMVGFTGDITPADAAAGIAARIDELTLENSGGFWHSNGQALPW, encoded by the coding sequence ATGGCTAACGTTGTTATTACCGGTGCAAACCGCGGAATTGGCCTTGAATTGGCTCGTCTATATGAAGCGCGTGGCGATTCAGTTACGGCGATATGCCGTGAAGGGAATGAAGAGATTGAAGACATTGCTGATCAAGTGATTGCGGGCATTGATGTGACCGATGAAGAGAATCTTCCTAAGGTCGTGGGGATGTTGCATAAGTTGCTGGATGGCCCTGTCGATATCCTCATCAACAATGCCGGTTTGTTTACCAATGAAACGGTTGCAAATATGAGCCTAGAGGGTATTCGCCAACAAATGGAAGTGAATGCCATAGCACCGCTGAACGTTACCATGAACTTCCTGCCGCTTATGACAGAAGGTAGCAAGGTCGCGAATATTACTAGCCGCATGGGCTCAATCGCCGATAATACATCCGGCGGGTATTTTGGTTATCGCGCCTCGAAAGCAGCGCTAAACGCAATTGGTAAGAGTTTGGCAATTGATTTGAAACCCGCCGGTGTCGCAGTGGCCCAAATTCATCCGGGTTATGTACAAACGCGCATGGTCGGTTTTACCGGTGATATCACACCGGCTGATGCCGCAGCGGGTATAGCAGCACGTATTGATGAGCTAACACTGGAGAACAGTGGTGGCTTTTGGCATTCCAATGGCCAGGCATTACCCTGGTAA
- a CDS encoding peptidoglycan-binding protein: MIPVDGNFILAVAPRFSGSKAEAQAHIVGQISAVFAPILDSYDINTKLRIAHFMGQITHECAGFRTTEEFASGAAYEGRTDLGNIHAGDGKRYKGRGLIQLTGRYNYKKIGDILDLPLEEHPEIAAEPVISLKIACEYWKRRNINEIADGDDLIKVTTLVNGGQNGLEDRRKYLQKSKTAIANLEGIRVAIQEGGNTVVLRRGSFGNAVIELQKLLAAAGYRLSIDGDFGAATELAVVSFQQSKGLIIDGIVGKSTWSALKH, encoded by the coding sequence ATGATACCCGTCGATGGCAATTTTATTTTAGCCGTTGCACCTCGCTTTTCAGGATCGAAAGCGGAGGCACAGGCGCATATTGTAGGGCAAATATCCGCTGTATTTGCTCCAATTCTCGACTCTTACGATATTAATACCAAATTACGCATTGCCCATTTTATGGGACAAATAACTCATGAGTGTGCGGGCTTCCGCACGACCGAGGAATTTGCCTCGGGTGCAGCTTACGAAGGCCGAACTGACTTGGGCAATATACACGCAGGCGATGGCAAGCGTTATAAGGGTCGTGGCTTGATTCAATTAACGGGGCGCTATAACTATAAAAAAATCGGCGATATATTGGATTTACCACTAGAAGAGCATCCAGAAATTGCGGCCGAACCTGTTATCTCATTAAAAATCGCCTGCGAATATTGGAAACGCCGCAACATAAATGAGATTGCGGATGGCGATGATTTAATCAAGGTAACCACGCTTGTTAATGGTGGCCAGAACGGTTTGGAAGATAGACGTAAGTATCTACAAAAATCGAAAACGGCAATAGCTAACTTAGAAGGTATTCGGGTGGCTATTCAGGAAGGTGGAAATACCGTGGTGCTAAGACGCGGCTCGTTCGGTAACGCAGTAATTGAATTACAGAAATTACTTGCTGCCGCAGGCTATCGGCTTTCAATTGATGGCGATTTTGGTGCCGCGACCGAACTTGCCGTCGTTTCGTTTCAGCAATCGAAAGGTTTAATCATCGATGGTATCGTCGGAAAATCAACATGGTCAGCGCTTAAGCATTGA
- a CDS encoding acyl-CoA desaturase: protein MSEQHNKENAPINWVPAIMFAVTTLGVLTIVPWYGITYGYSTSAWVAYAVITWLTGMSITGGYHRLWSHNSYEAHPLLRIWYALWGAAALENTILHWSSGHRVHHRHVDDVELDPYSAKRGFWFSHMGWMLREYKSGIPNFDNVKNLMKDPIVMWQYKYYGPIVLVMNIGVPLALGFIFGDVWGMLLLAGLLRIVTTHHVTFFINSIAHKWGSQPYTDENTARDNAFFAFLTHGEGYHNYHHIFQTDYRNGIRWYHWDPTKWFIAACSWVGLTSNLRVVPDFKIERAKVKMQFKHAQEKLAKAENSEKWTVLLEKEYEEFREMLNEWTELQSERLDETRKHLREKWESAAIHTRFKELDYSLKMQSKRLQAMMAEARVA from the coding sequence ATGAGCGAACAACATAATAAAGAAAACGCACCGATCAACTGGGTGCCGGCAATTATGTTTGCCGTCACAACACTCGGTGTTCTTACCATAGTGCCATGGTACGGAATCACCTATGGTTACAGCACGTCTGCATGGGTTGCATACGCTGTAATCACTTGGCTAACCGGCATGAGCATCACCGGCGGTTATCATCGTCTATGGTCTCACAATAGCTATGAAGCACATCCATTACTGCGTATTTGGTACGCACTATGGGGCGCCGCAGCTCTTGAAAATACTATTTTGCACTGGTCTTCTGGCCACCGTGTTCACCATCGTCACGTTGATGACGTTGAGTTAGATCCATACTCTGCAAAACGCGGTTTTTGGTTCTCTCATATGGGTTGGATGCTACGCGAATACAAAAGCGGCATTCCTAACTTCGACAATGTCAAAAATCTAATGAAAGACCCAATTGTAATGTGGCAGTACAAGTACTACGGCCCAATCGTACTGGTTATGAACATCGGTGTGCCGTTGGCGCTCGGTTTTATATTCGGCGATGTATGGGGCATGTTACTACTGGCTGGTTTGTTGCGTATTGTGACTACTCACCACGTAACTTTCTTCATTAACTCAATTGCTCACAAGTGGGGCTCGCAGCCATACACAGATGAGAACACCGCACGTGATAACGCATTCTTCGCGTTTTTAACACACGGTGAGGGTTACCATAACTACCACCATATTTTCCAAACAGATTACCGTAATGGTATTCGTTGGTATCACTGGGACCCAACCAAGTGGTTCATCGCCGCCTGTTCATGGGTTGGTTTGACTAGCAATCTCCGCGTCGTGCCAGATTTCAAAATCGAACGCGCGAAAGTGAAGATGCAGTTTAAGCATGCCCAAGAAAAACTAGCAAAAGCTGAAAACTCAGAGAAGTGGACAGTACTGCTAGAAAAAGAATACGAAGAGTTCCGCGAAATGCTGAACGAGTGGACCGAGCTTCAATCAGAACGATTGGATGAAACTCGTAAGCATTTACGAGAGAAGTGGGAATCCGCAGCGATTCATACGCGCTTTAAAGAACTAGATTATTCTTTGAAAATGCAGAGCAAGCGTCTGCAAGCAATGATGGCGGAAGCTCGCGTTGCTTAA
- the nqrF gene encoding NADH:ubiquinone reductase (Na(+)-transporting) subunit F has product MELEIILGVVMFTGIVLALVAIILGARSKLVSSGKVKILINGERTVETEAGGKLLQTLASNNIFLSSACGGGGTCAQCKCIVSSGGGEMLPTEASHFTKGDAREGWRLSCQTPVKQDMVVEVPEEVFGVKKWETTVVSNPNVATFIKELTLQLPEGESVDFRAGGYVQLECPPYEINFSDFDIEEEYRGDWERFGFFNLKAVNKEDTIRAYSMANYPEERGLVKFNIRIATPPPGTKDINPGIMSSYVFNLKPGDKVTVYGPFGEFFARDTDAEMVFVGGGAGMAPMRSHIFDQLKRLNSKRKISFWYGARSLRELFYKEDYDMLAAENENFEWHVAMSDPQPEDNWDGLTGFIHNVLFDEYLKNHPAPEDCEFYMCGPPIMNQSVIKMLLDLGVEPENIMLDDFGG; this is encoded by the coding sequence GTGGAACTTGAAATCATACTCGGCGTTGTCATGTTCACTGGGATCGTATTGGCACTGGTTGCCATCATCCTTGGTGCACGTAGCAAGCTGGTCAGCTCCGGAAAAGTAAAAATTCTGATCAACGGTGAGCGCACAGTTGAAACAGAAGCGGGCGGTAAGCTGTTGCAAACACTTGCATCTAACAACATCTTCTTGTCATCTGCTTGCGGTGGCGGTGGTACTTGCGCCCAGTGTAAGTGCATCGTGTCTTCCGGTGGTGGCGAAATGCTGCCTACTGAAGCGTCTCACTTTACTAAAGGTGATGCTCGTGAAGGCTGGCGCTTGTCTTGTCAGACTCCAGTTAAACAAGACATGGTTGTTGAAGTACCTGAAGAAGTGTTCGGTGTTAAGAAGTGGGAAACGACCGTTGTTTCTAACCCTAACGTAGCGACCTTCATTAAAGAGCTTACGTTGCAACTACCTGAAGGCGAAAGTGTAGACTTCCGTGCAGGTGGTTATGTGCAGCTTGAGTGCCCGCCATACGAGATTAATTTCTCTGATTTTGATATTGAAGAAGAATATCGTGGCGACTGGGAGCGTTTTGGCTTCTTTAACCTGAAAGCGGTTAATAAGGAAGACACCATTCGTGCTTATTCAATGGCGAACTATCCAGAAGAACGTGGTCTGGTGAAATTCAACATTCGTATCGCGACACCACCTCCGGGCACTAAAGATATCAACCCAGGCATCATGTCGAGCTATGTGTTCAACCTGAAGCCAGGCGATAAAGTGACAGTGTATGGTCCATTTGGTGAATTCTTCGCCCGTGATACCGATGCCGAAATGGTATTTGTTGGCGGTGGTGCAGGTATGGCACCAATGCGCTCGCATATCTTCGACCAGCTAAAGCGTTTGAACTCCAAGCGTAAGATCAGCTTCTGGTACGGCGCACGTTCATTGCGTGAACTGTTCTATAAAGAAGACTACGACATGTTAGCGGCTGAAAACGAAAACTTCGAGTGGCATGTTGCTATGTCTGATCCTCAACCAGAAGATAACTGGGATGGCTTAACTGGGTTTATTCACAACGTACTGTTTGACGAGTACTTGAAGAACCACCCAGCTCCAGAAGATTGTGAGTTCTATATGTGCGGCCCGCCAATCATGAACCAATCTGTCATCAAGATGTTGCTGGATCTCGGTGTTGAGCCAGAAAACATCATGCTGGATGACTTTGGTGGTTAA
- the nqrE gene encoding NADH:ubiquinone reductase (Na(+)-transporting) subunit E gives MEHYVSLLVKAVFVENMALAFFLGMCTFLAISKKIETAIGLGIAVVVVQTITVPANNLIYTYLLKEGALSWAGEEYASVDLSFLGLLTYIGVIAAIVQIMEMVLDKYVPALYNALGVFLPLITVNCAIMGGSLFMVERDYNFAESTVYGIGSGLGWALAIATLAGIREKLKYSDVPAGLQGLGITFMTVGLMSLGFMSFSGVSL, from the coding sequence ATGGAACATTATGTCAGCCTTTTAGTTAAGGCGGTTTTTGTTGAGAACATGGCACTCGCCTTCTTCTTGGGTATGTGTACTTTCTTAGCCATCTCAAAGAAAATTGAAACGGCGATTGGTTTGGGCATTGCGGTGGTTGTCGTGCAGACGATTACCGTTCCTGCTAACAATCTGATCTATACCTACTTGTTGAAAGAAGGTGCTTTGTCTTGGGCTGGTGAAGAATACGCTAGCGTTGATTTAAGCTTCTTAGGTCTGTTGACTTATATTGGTGTGATTGCAGCGATTGTTCAGATCATGGAAATGGTTTTAGACAAATACGTACCAGCTCTTTACAACGCGTTAGGTGTATTCTTACCTCTGATTACCGTTAACTGCGCCATCATGGGCGGCTCGTTATTCATGGTAGAGCGTGATTACAACTTTGCAGAAAGTACCGTTTACGGTATCGGTTCTGGCTTAGGTTGGGCACTAGCGATTGCCACATTGGCTGGTATTCGTGAAAAGTTGAAGTACAGCGATGTACCTGCTGGCCTGCAAGGCCTAGGTATTACCTTCATGACCGTCGGTCTGATGTCGCTGGGTTTCATGTCATTCTCTGGCGTATCACTGTAA